The Mauremys reevesii isolate NIE-2019 linkage group 1, ASM1616193v1, whole genome shotgun sequence genome segment AGATCTGGCTTTCAATCATTATGTGACACAGCAGTATCATGTCTGATCCCttcagtcagattttttttttcatataattaTTTCCAGGGAAGAGAGAAATGTTATTTCTTTGTATCAtgactgccctacctcacaggcaCACACTGACTGCAACTCACTAGTGCCAGAAGCAGCAGAACTTAGGGCCATCCACTATTAATACAGGGATCTAAGGAATATGGAAGAATGGAAAGTAAACCAAATAGGTCAAGGTCGCCAAATGGCATAATTTCAGATAAATATAGGATCCTACTGTACTGATTACAGTCAGACTATGGCTGCTGTACAGCCCTCCACATGACTCCTTACACAGTCTGGCATTTTTACTGTCTGGGATTTATAAAAGGGAAAAGCTAGTCATTTCAACATCAAGGCTAAATTTTCAAAACTAGACAACTCCTGCACCTGCACAAATTGTGTTTGTATGTACAAATATTCATAGTAGCTCTGATAAACTACAATCTATTTCATAGCATAATGATAAACTCCCTACGAGCCATTCACAAGCTAAAAATACCAGCATTGTATAATCCCCACTGAAATTTGCACATCCACATTTGAGGAACTGCATGTGCAAACAGATACTCATACGTGCAAGTAGGTGTAACCACTGGACAGTGAGCATTATGAATTCCCCTTTATGTTTAATCCACAGACAATGTGAGGCCCCAACTATGGTTCTTTAGCACAAGCTGCAGTGATTCCTGCTTTTAATTGTCTGTCCCTGGTTCACACCATGATGCTGGCCAAAATGGCAGCAATCGCAAGTGAATAAAGGGTCTGGTTGTGAGACCGCAGCAGCACGTACCTCCATGTTTTTGCGCATGTATCTGTTGTGGCCAGCACTGTATATATGGCCTTTGAAAAGAAACGTATCAAGTCTAGTGATATCAAATATAAATCAAGTTTTAAGTTTCAAAATGGCATTTTTATATATGTTGGCCTCTTCACCCTTCAAATGATAACAAAAGTGCGTTCACTGCTAGGCACCCAAGGGATTTGTTGCCTGGAAAGATTACAGAAGCAATGTATCTCTATGCTCCCCTGCATGTCTTTCTGCTGTGTTCCTGGGCCTGATTCAACAAGCTGCATAAGTGTGAGTAGCCCCATTAAAGTAAATAGCTTACTCAAGTTCTTTAGGTTAGCTATGTACTTAAGTAATTTGCTGAACTGGGAGCCCTATGAGGCAGCAGTGTATTGAAATTTACAGGAATCTTACTCTCTGAAAACCTAATGGAGAATTCCAGTGTGTTGGGACCACAAGACTAGaataagaaagaagaaaaatgccCTGCACATGTACACCTCGTGATCCAGACCAAAACTATGGTTATCCTTACACTAGCAAAGTCTAGTTTCAGGGTTTGTCCTGATACGCCTGTTGGTTTTACAAAACACATTTAGTTCTGGTTTATCCAGCCCCTGCAAATTGGCTACCCAAAGAAGCTGCTGTCTAGGTGAGCACTAAAATTGACAGCAGACTGAGTGAACGaacttgcatttcaaagcctTCCTTTCTATAAGGCCTGTCACCTTTTTACTTTGTCTTATCTTTCCACAAGGCCTTCCAATGAGCCCCACTCTGTATAGACCCCCGCTGGCTTCTCCTATAATAGATTTTCTACTAGTCATGGGATTTAAGGCATGTGGTATGTCAAGGGTGGGGATGGTCCTGCCACATGAGAAATGTCATAAGGCTACAGCATGTGAGAGCAGCCCACGAttgatttaggcctggtctacactagaaaattaggtcagcataaccacatcactcagggatgtgaaacatCCACATTCCCAAGAAGCATGGTCAAGGCGACCCCAGTCCCCAAATACATAGCgttagattgatggaagaatttttcagTTGATCTAGCTAATGCCTCTCAGGGAAATGGATTACTTACACCTATGGGAGCTAGTGTTtacaccagggatcagcaacctttggcacacagccctccagggtaagcaccctggtgggctggtccgctttctttacctgctgcgtccaccggttcagctgatcgcggctcccactggctgcggttcactgtggGGCcgtgggaagtggcacgggccaagggatgtgctggccgtggcttctcGCCGTCCCCATcagcctggagcggcgaactacagccagtgggagccgcgatcagccgaacctgcggacacagcaggtaaagaaagcggcccagcccgccaggggcttaccctggtaggccgtgtgccaaaggttgccgacccctggtctacactgaaaggCTACAGCAGTAgcgctgtagtgttttaagtatGGACAAGTCCTTAGAGACTAGCTACTTAGAGACCTGCTAGTTCACATTATTTAAAAGAAAGTCACATATActgcccccttccttcccacGTGTGAAGGAGATAAATGAAGGCGCAGTAAGCAGTAAAGAACATGTTTTCTTAATTGTGATGTAAGCTGCCTTTCTACGGGGGCCCTGCCACTGCACGCCACGTGAAGCAGATGCCATGTGATTTGATATGATGTGCAGATGCATTTTTATTCAGAAATGGTATACACCTAGCTGTACATATATGACATGTGTATTTGATTTTGTATGTGCTATACTACCAGCTGCAACCAGATTTTTGAGATGATCTCCCCAGAGGGGAGGACAGAAAGAGCGtgttcttgtctacactagagaatgCTGATGTTGTGTGGGTGGGCATGTAATGTGTATTACGATTGCTGCCAGTGATGTACAGGCAGCTGGAACTGTAATGACCATGGCAGTGTAAGACTAACCCCTATCTTATCCGCCAGTATTATTGGTTCACTTGCTGTCTAAACTAGCCACTGCTCTACCAGCTCAATTGGTCCTCAGACTGCTATCCCACAATGGCAGCCCACCCTTAAGAGACCTGTCAAGCTCACTCACAGTGTTATAACACAGCTACAAAAGAAGCAGGGACTGCCCTCTGCAGTTCTCTAGCTTTGCTTCCTTCCCACGCTGATTCCCCCTCAATAATGAACAAGACACATCTAAACAGGCCaaaaaaaatggtttttattTGTAACTCCCCAAAAAAATGGCTTTCATTTTGTGATCAGTGGAATAAAGTACTTCATCTTCACCATTTGTAGGAAGGTCctgttatatttttaaataaacattttataaCACAACAGATTTATATTAATACTGCATtactgaacatttttttaaaaaaatgcatcttCCTTTTATCCATGTTCATGTCAccttgtttaaagaaaaaatgagaGAAAGAAGAATCAATTGGAaagtatatatatttaaaactcTCAAACCAGGCCTGCTCCCAAGAAGTGCTGCCAGCCTCAGGTATTTACTTTGCTATGGCCTCATCTGTGTAGTTGGCGGAGGAGTATCTCTGGGACACCAGAgacctgaaagagagaaagaaagggaaaaaaaagtagtGAGATGAGTTAGACAACCTTGCTGGCCCATTACACAACCACCTGGTTAGCCGGGAGGGAAATGGCTAAGAAGAAGTGTTCAATGAGCTAAGCCCCAGTCCTCAGTGTGCTTGGAGACAGTTAGGCATTGTGCCTGCAAGgcaacccactgacttcaaggggactTGTGACTGCccatgtggaactcattgcatGATGGGGACTCACTGCTGCTTGTTAAGCCACCTGATGACAGATGGGAGATACCTGCAGACAGCTCAGGGCTAGAGGGAGTGAGAGTATGAACTAGGCAGAGTGGGGACACAAACTCTGAATAGATCCAAACCTGAGGGGAAGGCAAAGGCTTATGCTAGGAGGATTTCTTCTATGTATTAGGGATCTTTTTTATATTAAACCAGAGCCAAGAGGGGTGACAATTGTTTGGGGAGGGGTGAAGAAAcagccctgggctgcagggagactaGTGAGATAACTGCACATTTATTTGTGGTATTACTCTCTAGCTACTCCCCTTCCCCCTGGAACCTGTAACTTACCACCTGATGGCTCTCCAGCCACCATTCATCTTCTCCTACCCCCCCAGCTGCACGGTAGAGCCCACGAGGGCACCATTGCCAGAGATGGGGTAGGGGTGAGAGGGGGAACTGACTCCGAGTCCAGGAAtcccccagagggacctgctcAGCTCGCACTCTGGCCTGCAGGATGCCGGTCTCTGGATCCTAGAGAGCAAATgtaagagagaaagaaagcactAGTACAAGTGGAAAACATGAACCCATGAAACACACAAAATATCCAGGGCAAAACAATGGAAGAGCTGCATGGCAGAGCAACTGACTTACTTTCCTGAGCACAGCCACCCACACCTGGCCCTGCTCATCATGGTATACTCCTGGGCACCAGGCCCATAGGCGGTCAGGAGGAGGAATCGCCTCCATACTGTCCTCTACCTTACCACAAAGAATAGTGTGAGGGTGTTTCCTCCTGGTGCACGTGCTCAGAAGCTCAAGCAGGGCAAAAAGCAACCATTAGACCAAACCATTGGGACCAGCCACCAAAGAATTATAAACAAAATGAATATGATCTATTATTACATATAAACATAGCATGGTGCTGTATCTGAGCAACGTATTCTAGTACAGGGGTATCCAAAGCAATGAAGCAAGACCACACTGTACAAAAATCCAACAAACTTTAATGCAGACACCCCCCTCTCCCAACAGTGGCTGCTTCCCTTGAAGCCAACCACAGGTGATTCCACCCCCTAGAAGGATACTTTCTTTCAgattctcccttcccccaaactccacccactGCAAACCCAGCTATTGGGGGGAGGAAGCATTCTAAAATATAACATACATTATTGTTACACATGCAGTATAGCAGTAGTTAATCACTGTAATTGTTTTAAATGTTGTCATGAAGAGCGGGACAAGGTTTATTATATTTTAGGTGTGTTCTTAGCCTTTTCTTTAAATGTGTCTCTTACACAATGCTGGTTGAAATGCTAGAGCTGTGCATTTCACCTCATCTCTTTAAATTTGGGACTTTGCTCCCAGATCAGCAGCACATCTCTGGGGAGAAGGAAACATGCATGCATTGTGTTGCTGAGGTTTGAGTTCCTTgtaatccaggggtgggcaaactttttaacccaagggccacatctgagtatggaaattgtatggcgggccatgaatgctcagacaactgggtgagtggggtgcaggatggtgctctgggctgggactgaggggttcaaagggcaggagggggatcagggctggggtaggtgtaggaactttacacttcttaagcactaagggggtaggaagaccgcccccgaatttagagcggctgaagtggttcccacccccccacactcggtcaggagacacactgattaaGCGCCGACCAGATGTTTACCTTTGGAACACGCTATGCACAAAGCACCAATTACCAGAAAGGGCAAGTAGTTGGACTGAGgttgcacatgcgcataataggatgatttatgtaaccatttacaataaaaggacgtggaaaactCCCGTGGgcgcgctccactggaacagactgacggacttggcttcaTTTATTTGCAACAGGTAGGGGTACAGGCTCCAGGCGGcatttacctcaagcagctcctggaagcagcagcatgtcccccatctggctcctacatggaggcggagccaggaggctctgcgtgctgccctgtccacagacgctgcccctgcatctcccattggctgcagttgcagtgtgcagagtcccctggctgcccctatgtgtaggaggcagagggagggggacatgccgctgcttccaggatccATGCAGAGCCCTGGGATGCATGGAGTGGGGCAAGCACCCAACCCTGTTCCTcagctggagtggggcaagccccagaccccactccccagctggagctcaagggctggattaaatcgtctgaagggccggatgcagcccctgggcagtagtttgcctgcccctgctgtaATTTTTCCATAGTGGTGAGCTAGGTTTTCTTCATCCTTATTGCTGTTGAAACCTTTTGAAGTTAAAACTTAATTGTAACCATTCGTAGCGATGGCATAAAGTTTGAAGAGCAATCTCAGGACTAATAGTCACAGACACTTGGCTTGTGTGAAATTGAGTTTGCTGGTCTCAGCAAAAAACTCTAGCACACAGTTGTACAGCATATGATTGCAAAGAGGAATATATTCAGATTGAGTCTAGTACCCTGTGAAAACTAACAAAAAGTAAAGAGTTGTATTTTGTTTAGAATTGAAGCGAGTAAAGCTTCTAGGAAACATGTGATCTTTCAAGGCAACTAATttaggccctgaccctgcaaaggAATTCTGCAGTTGCATGGAGTCTCCCTGACATTAATAGGGCTCAGTGTGGGTATGGGGTTTTACCCAAATGGTTCagcttgctggatcagggccctcAATAGTAACTTTCACAAATGTTGTCTCCATCATGATATAAATATCTGCTTGTTTAATATGTTTGTGTGTGAGACTAGTCAGGTTACCAAGAATTTGTACTGTTGTGTTTAACTAAACAACTGTTCTTTGCTGCTGGGGCTTGAGCTCCCTGATGTGTGTTTTGAATTTGCTAGTGTATTAATCAAATGTACCTGATTAGACAGCACCCTGGTGGCTGCGGTGTAACTATGCCACCAACTGTGGGATAAGTAACCAACATGGAGTGCTACTGCAAGACGTAATTGCTGGTAATGTACACAGGGCGTTAGTGTGCTTGAAACAGGTTGGCTGTTTACAGCCGTTTATGGTAGCACAGTCTGATTTACTCAATTTTCTAGCATAGATGCAACCAAAGAGAGGTCATCTGGCTGATTCTTTCTTTGCCATGGCCTCAGTGCTTGAACTAAAGCTGCTACTCTTACTTTCTCCTGTGACACTGTAATCCCAGGTTTCAAGTGTAATAGCTTTAACTCTTAGGACAAGACATATTCCAAGTGGTTACTCAACGAGGTAAAAAAGAGTGGGGTTTTGGGATACTTGGGAAGAGTTAAACCTGACCCAATCTGCCACCTTATAATAATACTTACACTGTATATCTCAAAATGCTTTTCAAAGAAAGTCaatattattatccctattttactgatggggaaactgaggcacagagcacaaTGATTTGCCCAAGCTCATCTAacagtctagtgcaggggtcggcaacctctggcacgcggctcgccagagtaagcaccctggcgggccaggccagtttgtttacctgccgtgtccgcaggttcggcggaccacggctcccactggccacggttcactgtctcaggccaatgggggtggcgggaagcggcgcgggggagggatgtgctggccgtggcttcctgccATCCTCAtcggcctggagtggcaaaccgcggccagtgggagccgtgatcggccgaacctgacgacgcagcaagtaaacaaactggcccggcccaccagggtgcttaccctggcaagctgcgtgccagaggttgccgacccctggtctagtggcaaagctgtgaatagaacccagatctcctgagtcctcatgcagtgctctagccactagatcaTACTGCTTCCCTAGCCTATGTTCTTGTGATGACCAGCCTCTATCTACTGCTCAGTTCTGACTGCTCCTTCAGCCGGGGcaccaggaggagggagggaagtttCGCTGAGATTGGGCAGACTGGCAGGCAGAGAGCAGCACAGAGACAAGTGGCAGGGAGATCTGGTACTCAGCTAAGGGTAAGGGAAGATGTATTGTATATAGTCATAAAATCATTAtgcctttgttttctgtgtaactCACCTTTAGACTTATAAGAACCCAGCCTGCTTGAGGAGACAGTAGCTGTTTCATTCTCATAACTGCTCTAGCCCAGAGGTGTCAAACTCATTGGTTGCAAAGTGGTCGAATTCCATGTTAAATTATGGGTCCGGGTATAAATTTAGGAGTACATATGCTCCAGCACAGAGATTCACAGAGAGATCAACACAGTGGGAAATATGCTGCCCTGTAAGGTCACTGTtatctcttctcttcttctttccttcttccaTTATCTGTTCCTCTCCCAACTTCTATCTTCTCTGTTCTTTTCACTGCATTTCCTTCTCTGAAGCAGCTTGCAATTGCCACCTACCTGTGGGCCATGCTCCTAACCTCTTCCCCATTGCACCTGCTAAACTGATCAGCACTGACATGGTTAATGTTAACACTGAAATGTCACCAGGGATTTTAGCCCTGAtggcccaatgaaattaatagggttTCAGACTGTCTGCACGTTCAGACATCGCTGCATCGGTTATGGAGCTCAGTTCATATTTGGAAGCTTTTCTTTCCAACTATGaagactagaaacttactttttttataaaatgaaatgaaagcagagattctaGGCACTCTGACTATGTCCTGGAGGCCACATAAACATCTCaagtgggccagatgtggcctacCATGGTGTAGGGAGATAAAGAGAAGGACACATTGTACTTCTTTTCT includes the following:
- the LOC120397442 gene encoding protein p13 MTCP-1-like isoform X1; its protein translation is MEAIPPPDRLWAWCPGVYHDEQGQVWVAVLRKDPETGILQARVRAEQVPLGDSWTRSQFPLSPLPHLWQWCPRGLYRAAGGVGEDEWWLESHQVVSGVPEILLRQLHR
- the LOC120397442 gene encoding protein p13 MTCP-1-like isoform X2 — translated: MCQSHHITGIYCDFIQTSKDPETGILQARVRAEQVPLGDSWTRSQFPLSPLPHLWQWCPRGLYRAAGGVGEDEWWLESHQVVSGVPEILLRQLHR